One region of Kangiella marina genomic DNA includes:
- the rpsF gene encoding 30S ribosomal protein S6 — MRHYEIVFLVHPDQSDQVPGMVERYSKMITDAAGTVHRLEDWGRRQLAYPINKLHKAHYVLLNVEATGEVIEELEDAFRYNDAVLRNMIMRRKEAITEASPMAKKDEKPTRDEKPAKEEAKKEESTEAAAE; from the coding sequence ATGAGACACTACGAAATCGTATTCTTGGTGCACCCAGATCAGTCTGACCAAGTTCCAGGTATGGTCGAGCGTTACAGCAAAATGATCACTGATGCTGCTGGTACTGTTCACCGTCTAGAAGACTGGGGCCGCCGTCAGCTTGCATACCCAATTAATAAACTTCACAAAGCGCACTACGTTCTTTTGAATGTTGAAGCGACTGGTGAAGTTATCGAAGAATTAGAAGATGCTTTCCGTTATAACGATGCTGTTCTACGTAACATGATCATGCGTCGTAAAGAAGCAATCACAGAAGCTTCTCCAATGGCTAAGAAAGACGAGAAACCTACTCGTGACGAAAAGCCAGCTAAAGAAGAAGCTAAGAAAGAAGAATCAACTGAAGCTGCGGCTGAGTAA
- the rpsR gene encoding 30S ribosomal protein S18 — translation MARFNRRRKFCRFSAEGVTEIDYKDTATLKNYITETGKIVPSRITGTSAKYQRQLASAVKRARFLALLPYTDSHE, via the coding sequence ATGGCACGTTTTAACCGTCGTCGTAAGTTCTGCCGTTTCTCGGCTGAAGGCGTAACTGAGATCGATTATAAAGATACAGCTACGTTGAAAAACTACATCACTGAAACTGGTAAAATTGTTCCTAGCCGTATTACCGGTACTAGCGCAAAATACCAACGTCAATTAGCTAGCGCTGTAAAGCGTGCACGCTTCTTGGCTCTTTTGCCATACACTGATAGCCACGAATAA
- the rplI gene encoding 50S ribosomal protein L9 → MNVILLEKRRNLGDLGDTVTVAAGYGRNFLIPTGKAVPATKENIKHFEERRAELEAKAAEVLSAAQARADKLAGIEVTVAANAGDEGKLFGSVGTADIAEAVVEQGVELEKKEIRMPEGAIRQTGEYTFEVHLHPEVEANIKVIVVGEFDEAQA, encoded by the coding sequence ATGAACGTCATTTTACTTGAAAAACGTCGCAACCTTGGTGATTTAGGTGATACGGTAACTGTAGCAGCAGGCTATGGTCGTAACTTCCTTATCCCTACGGGCAAAGCAGTTCCTGCGACAAAAGAAAACATTAAGCACTTCGAAGAGCGTCGTGCTGAGCTAGAAGCGAAAGCTGCAGAAGTATTATCTGCTGCTCAAGCTCGTGCTGATAAACTAGCTGGTATCGAAGTTACTGTTGCTGCTAACGCTGGCGACGAAGGTAAACTTTTCGGTTCTGTTGGTACAGCTGACATCGCTGAAGCAGTTGTTGAGCAAGGTGTTGAGTTAGAAAAGAAAGAAATTCGTATGCCAGAAGGCGCTATCCGTCAAACGGGCGAATATACTTTCGAAGTACATTTACACCCAGAAGTTGAAGCTAACATCAAAGTTATTGTTGTTGGTGAATTCGACGAAGCTCAAGCTTAA
- a CDS encoding GFA family protein has product MSNKGSCLCGEVKFEVEGNFEKLFFCHCTRCQKNTGSAHCANLFSGSASINWISGKEQVKTYHLPETRHAKSFCVNCGSAMPTEVAGGKMIVVPAGCLDDDVTIQANGHIFMDDKASWESLLEETPKFSKLPG; this is encoded by the coding sequence ATGAGTAACAAAGGTTCATGCTTGTGTGGTGAAGTTAAGTTTGAAGTTGAGGGTAACTTTGAGAAACTCTTTTTCTGTCACTGCACTCGCTGTCAAAAAAATACGGGATCAGCCCACTGCGCCAATTTATTCTCAGGTTCTGCGAGTATCAACTGGATATCAGGAAAAGAGCAGGTAAAAACTTATCACCTTCCAGAAACGCGCCATGCGAAAAGTTTTTGCGTAAATTGTGGGTCAGCCATGCCGACTGAAGTCGCCGGAGGGAAAATGATCGTGGTTCCGGCAGGTTGCTTGGATGATGATGTTACTATTCAGGCTAATGGGCATATTTTTATGGACGATAAAGCTAGCTGGGAATCTTTACTTGAAGAAACACCAAAATTTTCAAAACTTCCTGGCTAA
- a CDS encoding thiol-disulfide oxidoreductase DCC family protein: protein MTATILFDGECVLCSKWVPFVIKRDPNEHFKFCAVQSPKGREMLQSLGLPTHSYETMVLIKNGTPYYRSEAFFEVIKDLKTPWPWLRVLRVFPLSFRDWVYDRIALNRYKLFGKHDYCMVATEELSDRFIR, encoded by the coding sequence ATGACTGCAACCATCTTATTCGACGGCGAGTGTGTATTATGCTCTAAGTGGGTACCTTTCGTGATTAAGCGCGATCCTAATGAACACTTTAAGTTCTGCGCCGTGCAATCGCCAAAAGGGCGAGAAATGCTACAATCCCTAGGGTTACCCACTCATAGCTACGAAACAATGGTGCTGATCAAAAACGGGACGCCCTATTATCGTTCGGAAGCCTTCTTTGAAGTGATAAAAGATCTCAAAACACCATGGCCTTGGCTCCGCGTACTTAGAGTCTTTCCCCTTAGCTTTCGAGACTGGGTCTACGACCGTATCGCTTTGAATCGCTATAAGCTGTTTGGAAAGCATGATTACTGTATGGTGGCTACAGAGGAGCTATCAGATAGGTTTATAAGGTAA
- the dnaB gene encoding replicative DNA helicase — protein MLSAQQSDNKIKDLKVPPHSIEAEQSVLGGVMIDNDQWEKVEEVLLATDFYVKNHREIFKAMTELANTAKPMDVITLSEHLEQQGEVDIGLSYLGELAQNTPTVANIRAYAEIVRERAIMRQLISASNEIADASFNPQGRTLPELLDLAERKVFAIAESRETTGAGPSKVEDILKSTIERIEEIQKHKGSITGLATGFTDLDNMTSGLQAADLVIVAARPSMGKTTFAMNIVENAALNSELPVLVFSLEMPNESIIMRSISSLGRLEQNKVRSGQIQSKEDWDKFNSGVLQLKNHTKLMIDDTAGLSPAEMRSRARRVAREHGGIALIMVDYLQLMQVPGMSDNRTLEVSEISRSLKSLAKELEVPVIALSQLNRSLEQRSDRRPVMSDLRESGAIEQDADLILFIYRDEVYHPETERKGIAEIKIGKQRNGPIGSVELSFQGQYCRFDNLAHNDYEALGEGY, from the coding sequence ATGCTATCAGCACAACAATCTGATAATAAAATCAAAGATTTAAAAGTTCCTCCGCATTCCATTGAGGCTGAGCAGTCCGTGCTTGGCGGCGTTATGATCGATAATGACCAGTGGGAAAAAGTCGAGGAAGTGTTACTGGCGACGGATTTTTACGTCAAAAACCATCGTGAAATCTTTAAAGCGATGACGGAGTTGGCGAATACGGCAAAGCCGATGGACGTCATTACCTTATCTGAGCATTTAGAGCAGCAGGGTGAGGTTGATATCGGTTTATCCTATCTTGGTGAGTTAGCGCAAAATACGCCAACTGTCGCTAACATTCGTGCTTACGCAGAGATTGTGCGCGAACGTGCAATTATGCGTCAGTTGATTTCGGCGTCAAACGAAATCGCTGATGCGAGCTTTAATCCTCAAGGTCGAACCTTGCCTGAGTTACTGGATTTGGCCGAGCGCAAAGTCTTTGCGATTGCTGAATCCCGTGAAACGACAGGCGCAGGACCGAGTAAGGTGGAAGATATTCTTAAGTCGACCATCGAGCGAATTGAGGAGATTCAGAAGCACAAAGGCAGTATTACAGGTTTAGCGACCGGCTTTACGGATTTGGATAATATGACGTCAGGTTTGCAGGCAGCAGATTTAGTCATTGTTGCTGCTCGTCCCTCGATGGGTAAAACCACTTTCGCGATGAATATTGTAGAGAATGCGGCATTGAACAGCGAGCTCCCTGTTTTGGTCTTTAGTCTTGAGATGCCGAATGAGTCGATCATTATGCGTTCGATTTCGTCGCTGGGCCGACTTGAGCAAAATAAAGTCCGCTCGGGTCAAATCCAAAGTAAAGAAGATTGGGACAAATTCAACAGCGGCGTCTTACAACTCAAAAATCACACCAAATTAATGATTGATGATACAGCCGGTTTATCGCCTGCCGAAATGCGCTCTCGTGCAAGACGGGTAGCGCGTGAGCACGGTGGGATTGCGTTGATTATGGTGGATTATTTGCAGTTGATGCAGGTCCCCGGCATGAGTGATAACCGTACTCTTGAGGTTAGTGAAATTTCCCGATCATTGAAATCGCTTGCCAAAGAACTTGAGGTGCCAGTGATCGCTTTATCACAGCTTAACCGCTCCTTGGAGCAGCGAAGTGATCGCCGCCCGGTGATGTCTGACTTGCGTGAGTCTGGTGCGATTGAGCAGGATGCGGACTTAATTCTCTTTATTTATCGTGATGAAGTGTATCACCCTGAAACCGAACGCAAGGGCATCGCTGAAATCAAAATTGGCAAGCAGCGTAACGGTCCTATTGGTTCTGTAGAGTTGAGTTTCCAAGGGCAGTATTGTCGCTTCGATAATTTGGCTCACAACGATTATGAAGCCTTGGGTGAAGGCTACTAA
- the alr gene encoding alanine racemase — MRPTTAVIDLDALRHNFNTIQKIAAGSRVVAVVKADAYGHGLVEVAKALPQAEMFAVATPREAYKLRKAGIQQPILLLEGFFEAKELPRIVENDLQLVVHHSPQIDALKRLKTDKKINIWLKVDSGMNRLGFKVEELPQIEQDLADVECINEPIRLMSHFASADDPKDSFTSQQIETFLNSTKHLVLERSMANSAGILEAKDAHFDWVRPGLILYGCSPMIGTTGADYGLQPVMNLESKIMSIRHVNKGESTGYGRHWFADKDTVIGLVAIGYGDGYPRHAKNGTPVWVNGRTVPLVGRVSMDMLAVELGPDHNEKIGDRVVLWGKELPAEIVANNADTIPYTLSCGVTGRVHFVYRGGV, encoded by the coding sequence ATGCGACCAACCACAGCCGTTATCGACCTTGATGCTTTACGCCACAACTTTAACACCATCCAAAAAATCGCGGCCGGTAGCCGTGTGGTGGCGGTGGTTAAAGCCGATGCTTATGGCCACGGGCTCGTCGAAGTCGCAAAAGCATTACCACAAGCAGAAATGTTTGCCGTCGCCACACCGCGCGAAGCTTATAAGCTGCGCAAAGCCGGTATTCAACAGCCGATTTTGTTGTTGGAAGGTTTTTTCGAGGCAAAAGAATTACCGCGAATTGTCGAGAATGACCTACAACTGGTGGTACATCACAGCCCACAAATTGATGCACTAAAACGATTAAAAACCGACAAGAAAATCAATATTTGGTTGAAGGTTGATTCTGGTATGAATCGTCTTGGCTTCAAAGTGGAAGAACTGCCACAGATTGAACAGGACCTTGCGGACGTTGAGTGTATCAATGAGCCGATTCGTTTGATGTCGCACTTCGCGAGCGCCGATGATCCAAAAGATAGCTTTACTTCACAGCAGATAGAGACGTTTCTTAACAGTACAAAGCATTTAGTTTTAGAGCGCTCGATGGCAAACTCTGCGGGTATTTTGGAAGCAAAAGATGCACATTTTGATTGGGTAAGACCGGGCTTAATTCTCTATGGCTGCTCACCGATGATTGGTACTACGGGGGCTGATTATGGCTTGCAACCGGTGATGAATTTAGAGTCCAAAATTATGTCAATCAGACATGTGAATAAAGGTGAGTCCACTGGTTATGGGCGTCACTGGTTCGCTGACAAGGACACCGTGATTGGGTTGGTGGCTATTGGGTATGGTGATGGCTACCCTCGACATGCTAAAAACGGCACACCAGTTTGGGTTAATGGTCGTACCGTACCATTAGTCGGACGTGTGTCGATGGACATGCTAGCGGTTGAGCTTGGTCCAGATCATAATGAAAAAATTGGTGATCGTGTGGTCTTATGGGGCAAAGAATTACCCGCTGAAATCGTCGCCAATAATGCAGATACTATCCCTTATACCTTAAGTTGTGGTGTTACAGGACGTGTACATTTTGTCTATCGAGGAGGTGTTTGA
- a CDS encoding secondary thiamine-phosphate synthase enzyme YjbQ yields MSSKQKVLSVATRGQGLYEFTRDAELWVQEQATDVGVCHVFVKHTSCSLTIQENADPSAKTDLENWLNRLVPENDPLYTHTMEGPDDMPAHIKAILTNVSLSIPIVNGRLALGTWQGLYLWEHRHHSNNRKIILHISA; encoded by the coding sequence ATGTCGTCGAAACAAAAGGTACTATCCGTTGCAACACGAGGGCAAGGTTTGTACGAATTCACGCGTGATGCTGAGTTATGGGTGCAAGAGCAAGCAACAGACGTTGGCGTTTGTCATGTGTTTGTTAAACATACTTCGTGCAGCCTCACCATCCAAGAAAATGCTGATCCAAGTGCTAAAACTGATCTTGAAAACTGGCTCAATCGGTTGGTGCCAGAAAACGATCCTTTGTACACCCATACGATGGAAGGCCCGGATGATATGCCAGCGCATATAAAGGCTATTTTGACGAATGTCTCGTTGAGTATTCCTATTGTGAACGGCCGTTTGGCGCTTGGCACTTGGCAGGGCTTGTACCTTTGGGAACACCGCCACCATTCTAATAACCGTAAAATTATTCTTCATATTAGTGCATAA
- a CDS encoding PepSY domain-containing protein, whose amino-acid sequence MKPVIFFRKFHKWLGLIIGLQLVLWVVGGFVMSFFDIQQVRGEHRIAEQPKADLSQPIAVTAIEAIDISGLVAQQVVLKSWLGKPTWLVSEGKNQALVNALTGELISPLSEASARQVALADFLGDEPISQVVLIEEPLGEVRNKSLPLWQVNFTDEDDTRIYVSQQSGEVVARRNDTWRLFDFFWMLHIMDYKNRTDFNNPLLVIAAILATFMSLSGLYLVIKLTFFKTKRARKRA is encoded by the coding sequence ATGAAACCTGTTATCTTTTTCCGAAAATTTCACAAGTGGCTTGGATTGATCATAGGACTGCAACTGGTCTTGTGGGTCGTTGGTGGATTCGTCATGAGTTTTTTCGATATCCAGCAAGTCCGTGGCGAACATCGAATTGCCGAGCAACCCAAAGCCGATTTATCACAACCGATTGCCGTGACGGCTATCGAGGCAATAGACATTTCAGGGTTAGTAGCGCAGCAAGTGGTATTAAAGTCCTGGCTCGGAAAGCCGACATGGTTGGTTTCTGAGGGCAAGAATCAGGCTTTGGTTAATGCGCTAACAGGTGAATTGATTTCGCCGTTGAGTGAGGCAAGTGCACGACAAGTTGCCTTAGCGGATTTCTTAGGTGATGAGCCAATTTCACAAGTGGTGCTGATTGAAGAGCCTCTAGGGGAAGTCCGTAATAAAAGTTTACCGCTGTGGCAAGTCAACTTTACGGATGAGGATGACACTCGAATTTATGTCTCGCAACAAAGTGGTGAGGTCGTCGCAAGGCGTAACGACACGTGGCGATTGTTCGATTTTTTCTGGATGCTCCACATCATGGATTATAAAAACAGAACAGATTTCAATAATCCGTTGCTTGTGATTGCGGCTATTCTGGCAACTTTCATGAGTTTGAGCGGCTTGTATTTGGTGATTAAATTAACGTTTTTTAAAACCAAACGAGCGAGGAAACGTGCCTAA
- the htpX gene encoding protease HtpX: MLRIGLFLLTNFAILLLAGAVLSFFGFDSIMAQNGVDLNLTALLIWCAVIGFAGSLISLLASKWMAKKFMHVRMIDQPRNETEQWLVNTVETLSKDAGVGMPEIGIFPSPQSNAFATGWNKNNSLVAVSEGLLQRMNRDEVRAVLAHELGHVANGDMVTLTLIQGVVNTFVLFFSRVIGHFVDRVLLKNEQGHGIGYFISVMIAQIVLTILASMVVMWFSRRREFRADEAGAQLAGSAAMIGALEKLKAEYNMPSDMGETFTAFGLKNGRTGSFQEKFGHLFMSHPPLDARIEALRNRY, from the coding sequence ATGTTAAGAATTGGTTTGTTCTTATTAACCAACTTCGCCATTTTGTTATTAGCTGGAGCTGTTTTAAGTTTCTTTGGCTTCGACAGCATCATGGCGCAGAACGGCGTTGATTTAAATCTAACGGCGTTACTTATTTGGTGTGCGGTTATTGGTTTCGCAGGTTCATTAATTTCCTTACTCGCCTCTAAGTGGATGGCGAAAAAGTTCATGCACGTCAGAATGATTGATCAGCCGCGTAATGAAACGGAACAGTGGCTGGTGAACACGGTTGAAACCTTATCAAAAGATGCGGGTGTTGGAATGCCGGAAATCGGTATTTTCCCATCGCCTCAATCCAATGCATTCGCGACTGGTTGGAATAAAAATAACTCATTAGTCGCGGTCAGTGAAGGTTTACTACAGCGCATGAATCGTGATGAGGTTCGTGCTGTTCTGGCTCACGAACTTGGTCACGTGGCAAATGGCGATATGGTTACCTTAACCTTGATCCAAGGCGTGGTGAACACTTTCGTACTGTTCTTCTCACGAGTGATTGGTCACTTCGTAGACCGTGTTCTTCTAAAGAATGAACAAGGTCATGGCATTGGTTACTTTATTTCTGTGATGATCGCGCAAATTGTGTTGACCATTCTGGCCAGCATGGTGGTTATGTGGTTCTCGCGTCGACGGGAGTTCAGAGCGGATGAAGCGGGCGCTCAACTGGCAGGTTCAGCAGCAATGATCGGTGCTTTGGAAAAGCTTAAAGCTGAATACAATATGCCGTCGGATATGGGGGAAACCTTTACCGCGTTTGGCTTAAAGAATGGCCGTACAGGCTCTTTCCAAGAGAAGTTTGGACACTTATTCATGTCGCATCCACCATTGGATGCTCGAATTGAGGCATTGCGTAACCGCTACTAG
- a CDS encoding DUF2799 domain-containing protein produces the protein MTKLRLLLILLSAALTLTGCSTLSESECAVGNWYQIGFKDGKRGKDSDYVIEHESSCAEYGVFIDREEYEQGRQRGLDQYCVGANGYQRGSSGSYPNQSCSQRYVDYHQSYYDGLLARYDSLQITLEELHKEHEILRQVIRRIDDEEEIERLNLELDEIDDDIDSVQSSLTRTRNLLDRFR, from the coding sequence ATGACTAAATTACGCTTATTGCTGATCTTATTGTCAGCGGCACTGACCCTAACAGGCTGCTCAACCTTATCAGAGTCGGAGTGTGCTGTCGGTAACTGGTACCAAATTGGGTTTAAAGATGGAAAGCGAGGCAAAGACTCAGATTATGTGATTGAGCATGAGTCATCTTGCGCGGAATACGGTGTTTTCATCGATCGAGAAGAGTATGAGCAGGGAAGACAACGTGGTCTTGATCAATATTGTGTTGGCGCCAATGGTTACCAGCGCGGAAGCTCAGGTTCATACCCCAACCAAAGCTGTAGTCAACGCTATGTGGATTACCACCAAAGTTACTACGATGGATTATTAGCCCGCTACGATTCTTTACAGATAACGCTAGAAGAGTTACACAAAGAGCACGAGATACTGCGCCAAGTTATCCGCCGAATCGACGATGAAGAGGAAATTGAGCGTTTGAATCTTGAGCTTGATGAGATTGATGACGACATTGATTCCGTTCAGTCGAGCCTTACTCGAACCCGGAACTTACTTGATCGCTTCCGCTAG
- the dusA gene encoding tRNA dihydrouridine(20/20a) synthase DusA — protein sequence MLDWTDRHQRRFMRCISKHAVLYTEMITTGAIIHGGEERHLKFNDEEHPVAVQLGGSDPNDLAHCAKVCEDYGYDEINLNVGCPSDRVQNGRFGACLMAEPQLVADCMAAMANVVDIPVTVKTRIGIDDLDAYEHLHHFIDTVRQSGVKTFIIHARKAWLSGLSPKENREIPPLKYDVAYQVKKDFPDLEIIVNGGVTTLEQVDEHMQHLDGAMIGREAYHNPYFLAEVDNRFYDQNNAIPSRIEVADEFCNYVQSQLDQDVYLGHMTRHILGLFYAQPKGKLWRRHLSENAYKKGAGLEVIEEALTLFK from the coding sequence ATGCTCGACTGGACCGATCGCCACCAGCGCCGCTTTATGCGCTGTATATCGAAGCATGCGGTGTTGTATACCGAAATGATTACTACCGGAGCCATTATTCATGGTGGTGAAGAGCGACACCTCAAATTTAATGACGAGGAGCATCCTGTTGCTGTTCAGCTGGGAGGGAGTGACCCTAACGATCTGGCTCATTGTGCAAAAGTTTGCGAAGACTATGGTTACGACGAAATTAATTTGAATGTTGGCTGCCCTAGTGACCGTGTACAAAACGGTCGTTTTGGAGCTTGCTTGATGGCAGAGCCGCAGTTAGTGGCTGACTGTATGGCAGCCATGGCGAATGTGGTGGATATTCCAGTTACTGTTAAAACTCGGATAGGCATTGATGACTTAGACGCTTATGAGCATCTCCACCACTTTATTGATACGGTGCGTCAGTCAGGCGTTAAAACGTTTATTATTCATGCACGAAAAGCGTGGCTGTCAGGCTTGAGTCCTAAGGAAAACCGTGAAATTCCACCGCTCAAATATGATGTCGCTTATCAAGTAAAAAAAGACTTTCCAGACTTAGAAATTATCGTCAACGGTGGCGTTACCACTTTGGAGCAAGTTGATGAACATATGCAGCACTTAGATGGAGCCATGATAGGGCGAGAAGCTTATCATAATCCGTATTTCTTGGCTGAAGTCGATAATCGCTTTTATGATCAAAACAATGCCATCCCAAGTCGGATTGAAGTTGCGGACGAATTTTGTAACTATGTCCAAAGCCAACTTGATCAGGACGTGTATCTTGGCCACATGACGCGACACATACTGGGGCTGTTCTATGCCCAGCCTAAAGGTAAACTATGGCGCAGACATTTAAGTGAGAATGCTTACAAGAAAGGCGCAGGTCTTGAGGTCATCGAAGAGGCGTTAACATTATTTAAATAA
- a CDS encoding SRPBCC family protein, translating to MKFLKNLFIVIVVLAVVLVVVGFFLPKTSHVERSIVIEASQDTVFQEVNSFENYNNWSPWFKLDPDAEYTFSGPDSGVGATMAWDSEKAQVGVGSQEIVESTYPNFVKAKLLFGEDPNPGYISYTIEELGPRQSKLTWAFDADFGNNIVGRYFGMFMDGMLGPKYEEGLQALKEDIES from the coding sequence ATGAAGTTTCTAAAGAATTTATTCATCGTTATTGTTGTATTGGCAGTCGTGTTGGTGGTGGTTGGTTTTTTCCTTCCAAAGACGTCGCATGTGGAGCGTTCCATTGTTATTGAGGCTTCACAAGATACGGTGTTCCAAGAAGTTAACAGTTTCGAGAACTATAATAACTGGTCACCGTGGTTTAAGCTGGATCCTGATGCAGAGTACACTTTTAGTGGGCCAGACTCTGGTGTTGGAGCTACCATGGCATGGGACAGTGAAAAAGCTCAGGTCGGCGTAGGCTCGCAGGAGATTGTTGAAAGCACTTATCCAAACTTTGTCAAAGCCAAGCTGTTGTTTGGTGAGGATCCAAATCCTGGTTATATTAGCTACACCATCGAAGAACTTGGGCCAAGGCAAAGCAAGCTAACTTGGGCGTTTGACGCGGATTTTGGCAATAATATTGTTGGCCGTTATTTTGGCATGTTTATGGATGGTATGCTTGGGCCAAAATATGAAGAGGGGCTTCAAGCGTTAAAAGAAGACATTGAAAGCTAA